ttttgtttattattcagttgtttatgccaaatcgtcatggcaagttacacgattgaacagcacgttcaaatgataaaactttaatatcaaaatgagtgttcattaacgcaaacgttgcgcgcattgcgcccatttttcggtagacgtggtggcccttcaaagtcgactcttcaacgtttggtggccaaatttgagatgACCGGGTCAgcaaacaatcagccaacacccgtgcgttcaaggaacgcaagatgagccgagaacattgccgcggtccgtgaaagtgtacagcagacccacggcagtctattcctcaccgtgcacaagaacttgacctttcgcagacttcaacttggcgaattttgcgtcgggacttgggcctacacccgtacaagatccaactgacccaggagctcaaagttgatgaccataggcaacgccgtttgttcgccgACTGGGCTTCgtatcgtttggaagagaaagCCAGTTTTGGGCGataaatcatctttagtgacgaggcgcatttttggatgaatggctgtgttaacaaacaaaattgccgtatatgggacgacaccaatccacacgaggttcaccaagtgataatgcatcctcaaaaagttaccgtttggtgtggattttaggccggcggcgtcattggtccgtacttttttgaaaacgacgttggtgaggcggtcaccaacaacagcgagcgctacacaacgatgataaccaatttcttatggcccatattgaaccatatggaccaagacgacatgtggttccagcaggacggcgctacgtgtaggtaggtaggtagggtggttgtcgtgagacacacttagaccttcggcaggtccattgtgataccactggagcttatccttactctacgtgttccttttcaaaccatccggttgctttaataaacgagcagagcttcgttagttttagatgcgctatatccgctacatcggttagaaatgctgtatcgagggtgcgcagccttctcctagctaggctttcacactcacataaaaggtgtctgactgtttcctcttcttctgtatttagacagcttctacagaaatcgaagtaaggtagtcctaaccttctagcgtggctgcctattaaacaatgacctgttaatacacctatcatttttcttatagattccctgttgaatcttagcaagatcttcgatcgaccgctattccagttcggccatgtctgtctgcttagttcgcatgttgtgaggttttgccagattgtatttacctttttgatggtttccctgtctataagtaatttacaaatgGCTATAGgtatgggtatcagcgccttatctggttcgagatcgagcgttgtaccggctcttgcaagttcatccgccttacagtttcctggaatgtccctgtggcctggtacccagataaggtgcaccttgtagcacttagatacgtcatctagtagtttaaaacattctagaactgtttttgacgagtgcgtttttgattccagcgcttttattgctgcttgactgtctgagtaaatgaagatttcatttgtggataatactctcgtttttatttctttaagcccctcttttatggcagtgacttccgcctgaaatacactgcaatgatcaggtaagcgaaatgattggcatactccgagtttgacggagtagacccctccgcctacttggttgtctagttttgagccatctgtgtagatgtttaagtcatttatcttaacaatgagcccgttatcccattcctctttggaaggaaatactgtgacgaaggatttattaaaattgatgtccttggtcctacagaaatccgttgtgttgggaatgcaggggaattgttctaaaattgaggagtgtcctcttcggttcgttctgagtaggccgatttctcttagtctgagagttgctttggcagctgtttgcttaccgtactgctcaattggtaaaatgttaagcatgatatttagtgcatctgtgggtgtggttctgagggccccacagatgcaaagactggccattctttgtacgtgtgccatggttcttttgatgtacaatttatctaaagctggccaccatactaatatgccgtatgttaggataggtctgacaattgccgtgtacagccagtatacgatagatggggagagaccccaacttagtcctatcagctgtttgcaagagtatagtgctattgtcgccctttttactctatcttcgacatttgccttccatgttagctttcggtctagtattagacctaggtagcgggcctcatcgctaaatgacagtgccgttccacctagagtcggaggagttatatttggtattttgtgtttcctggtgaataggattagttcagttttattggggttgacgcttagcccatttgcttttgaccagttttcaaccttatttagtaaatcctgcatgacttctatgagtgtattggggaatttcccccttactaccattgcaacatcgtccgcatatgctactacgtgttgtcctctctcctctaggctctttagcaatgagtttagtgccagctacgtgtcattttattccatttcaacatctacccgcccttaaacttaaacttaaacttaaacttaactGTAATAGACTTTCAACTATAGATTTACCAAAACTTTTGATATCATCAACTCTTATTCTATATTCTCTTATTTCCAACTCGACTTACTCACCCAcacaaaaatggaaaagaatGAGAAAACAATGGCCGCCTGCATGTTTCCAACGCCGATACCTCCGGGTGGCATGGGTGACGAGGACCATTGCGACCACAAGTACACGAACGAAATGAAGTACATGAAAGCCCaggcagctaaaaattttaataataataaaagaagtttatttaaattaattttttcacacacaATTTCTCTGCTTCTCTGCAGCTGTGTAAATATGTGCTGTCATGTACTTTATGCATGTCAAATCAAATCAACTTACCTGAGAATCCCATATCCGCCATCACATACCGTTTCCGGCTCTTCACCGATGACATGCGTTCGAATAGGAACTCACCACCGATGAAAGCCATCGACGCCAGAAAACCGAAAACACCAATTGTATTGCCATACTTGCATGCCATACCATCACCATTGTACAGACACACTTCCTTGCCGTTCTCGTCGGTGCGCCAACCCTCCGATGAAATGCAGCCGAAGACAATGATAGAAAATAGCTGAAAGCACAACGAACAAGAACAGagaaattatagaaatattagatgtgcatgtgcatgtatgtatatgtatgtagatgtagatgtagatttttagaaatgtttgtaattttgtatgtgtgtttgctgaGTATTGTATGATGTACTGTGTTAATAATTATGCAAGCAGTTGAATGAATTTTCAATTATGAAATTCCCTGCCACACTGTTAATGGACTGGAAAAGAAATATGACTTTGAGAATTTGCTAACCttgaaaatcatatttattttttgctttaattgctgtactatacatatatacaaacttacatatggacatatatgtatgtaaagtgtTTGTGGTCAAGggaaattgaaaattggaaagtgaggaaaaatgttttattaattctttacaaactactttttataaaactgcaaaaaattaGCTTTGCATTATAAACATTCAAGTGTATGTGCATTTTTTCGACAGCGCTCATAGCAGATTCGCATTCTACAAGTACATAAAGTTTcgtatataagaaaaatattccaTAAGAGCATAGGGCCAAAGTCAATTGCGagccatttaatttttaaaagaatttatttttatttactgcgAAGTTAAGGTAAATATTAATACGAGTATTAACGAAGGCATTATGAGgtgggtaggtaggtgaaatggttgaagcgccgcacagtggtccggcggccggacaaaattcaatttttcaacatttttgaaataaaagtttgataatgcagatgttttcttaaatattcaaggcagatttcctgaaaatattacttaatttaaaaaattaatcattgtagttttttgactttaaacatgaaattgtatgcaaatcgtacttcatacaagagtttcattttcatgtctgcaaataaatattac
The sequence above is drawn from the Anastrepha obliqua isolate idAnaObli1 chromosome 4, idAnaObli1_1.0, whole genome shotgun sequence genome and encodes:
- the LOC129246110 gene encoding synaptogyrin, which produces MDVLTQILNMNAGGAYGGGKAGGAFDPLTFAMKPQVVIRALCWLFSIIVFGCISSEGWRTDENGKEVCLYNGDGMACKYGNTIGVFGFLASMAFIGGEFLFERMSSVKSRKRYVMADMGFSAAWAFMYFISFVYLWSQWSSSPMPPGGIGVGNMQAAIVFSFFSIFVWALCAFLAYKRFLIGAGDEFTSAFETDPANVVHQQAYTSYSMDNDNDQYSKSPFSGQQQQGMEQQGMEQQGMEYQQPTY